From the Mycoplasmatota bacterium genome, one window contains:
- a CDS encoding aminoglycoside 6-adenylyltransferase: MRNEAVVLNQIINFAKTEDRIRGVIMNGSRVNKNAPVDVFQDYDVIMVTNDSSYYLDNQDWMKPFGETAIIQHNINTDYSHIYLMLFKDLVRIDMTFYQVDFLDELEEDSLSLVLLDKDNTLLKFLPPNDSSYFVKKPTKAEFDETINEFFWCLNNVAKGIYREELVYVKFMYEWVVKKPLIKMISWYIGLEYGFKVNPGKFGKWVKKYLPEDMYLLLKDTYSGNDYNEIWESIFKACELMRKVGNPVAEALNYDYPINDDKNTVEYLYQVREMDKVKKYK; encoded by the coding sequence ATGAGAAATGAAGCGGTTGTTTTAAATCAAATTATAAATTTTGCCAAAACAGAGGATAGGATAAGAGGGGTTATTATGAATGGATCCCGTGTTAATAAGAATGCACCTGTTGATGTTTTTCAGGATTATGATGTCATTATGGTCACAAATGATAGTTCCTATTATCTGGATAATCAAGATTGGATGAAGCCGTTTGGTGAAACCGCAATCATTCAACATAATATTAATACAGATTATTCACATATTTATTTAATGTTGTTTAAAGATTTAGTACGTATAGATATGACATTTTATCAAGTTGATTTTTTAGATGAATTAGAAGAGGATAGTTTAAGTCTAGTATTATTAGATAAGGACAATACTTTGCTTAAATTTTTACCACCAAATGATTCATCTTATTTCGTAAAAAAACCAACTAAAGCTGAATTTGATGAAACAATTAATGAGTTTTTTTGGTGTTTAAACAATGTGGCTAAAGGTATATATCGTGAGGAATTAGTATATGTTAAATTTATGTATGAGTGGGTTGTTAAAAAACCACTTATAAAAATGATTTCTTGGTATATTGGTCTTGAGTATGGTTTTAAAGTTAATCCTGGTAAATTTGGAAAATGGGTAAAAAAATATTTACCTGAAGATATGTATCTTTTATTAAAAGACACTTATTCAGGGAATGATTATAATGAAATTTGGGAATCAATATTTAAAGCCTGTGAACTGATGAGAAAAGTAGGGAATCCTGTAGCTGAAGCTTTAAATTATGATTATCCAATAAATGATGATAAAAATACAGTAGAGTATTTATATCAGGTAAGAGAAATGGATAAAGTAAAAAAATATAAATAA
- a CDS encoding bifunctional enoyl-CoA hydratase/phosphate acetyltransferase has product MKTLKEIIMVAQNRPNKTIALACPEDHEVLHAVEEAVNLNLCDFILFGDELKIHSIAEEINFSLNQCQIINITDKEQACLEAVKAVSSGQADVVMKGLVDTAIIMKKVLDKEVGLRTDNIISHVMVMQLPKFDRLLFLSDGAMNIDPSVDQLKKITINAVNLARALSISRPKVACISAIEKVNPKMPSSVKCHEIEQMQEKLEIVHCDICGPLAIDLALDKESAKTKNIKNPVAGNADILIVPYIEVANALYKGWMFGCENVKSAGIIMGAKAPIVLTSRADSHETKLNSIALSVLMQN; this is encoded by the coding sequence ATGAAAACATTAAAAGAAATCATTATGGTCGCTCAAAATAGACCTAATAAAACGATTGCATTAGCTTGTCCAGAAGATCATGAAGTTTTACATGCTGTAGAGGAAGCAGTTAATTTAAACTTATGTGATTTTATTTTGTTTGGTGATGAGTTAAAAATTCATTCAATCGCAGAAGAAATAAACTTTTCACTGAATCAATGTCAAATAATTAATATCACTGATAAAGAACAAGCTTGTTTAGAAGCTGTAAAAGCTGTTTCTTCAGGACAAGCTGATGTCGTTATGAAAGGTTTAGTAGACACTGCAATCATTATGAAAAAAGTGCTTGATAAAGAAGTAGGTCTACGAACTGATAATATTATCAGCCATGTAATGGTCATGCAACTACCTAAATTTGATCGGTTACTCTTCTTAAGTGATGGAGCGATGAATATTGATCCAAGTGTTGATCAATTAAAGAAAATTACGATTAATGCCGTAAATTTAGCAAGAGCACTTAGTATTAGCCGACCTAAAGTAGCTTGTATTAGCGCCATTGAAAAAGTGAATCCAAAAATGCCTTCTTCTGTAAAATGTCATGAAATTGAACAAATGCAGGAAAAATTAGAAATTGTTCATTGTGACATATGTGGACCTTTAGCAATTGATTTAGCTTTAGATAAGGAATCTGCAAAAACGAAGAACATTAAAAATCCTGTTGCAGGTAATGCAGATATTTTAATCGTTCCATATATTGAAGTTGCAAATGCTTTATATAAGGGTTGGATGTTCGGTTGTGAAAATGTAAAAAGCGCAGGAATTATTATGGGTGCCAAAGCACCAATAGTCTTAACATCACGTGCTGACAGTCATGAAACTAAATTAAATTCAATCGCATTAAGTGTACTTATGCAAAATTAA
- the buk gene encoding butyrate kinase: MGKYVLVINPGSTSTKIALFNDETTVFESKISHSTEEIQQFENVASQFEFRKNLIVKELNNHNYQISDLDAVCGRGGLLKPIKGGTYLVNDEMIKDLTEAKRGEHASNLGALIAKDIADDALIPAFIVDPVSVDEMEDIARISGMPCIERPSLFHALNQKAIAREVAKDKNKKYESLNLIVAHLGGGISVGAHKKGHIVDVNNALDGDGPMSPERSGTVPLGPLYKMCFSNKYTLKEIKSMNYGKGGLVAYLGTNNAVEVVKQIKQGDEKAKLIYEAMAYQISKEIGACCTVLKGDIDYIVLTGGLANEKYLVNKILERISFLSEVLVYPGENELLSLAQGALRVLYKEEEPKTY; the protein is encoded by the coding sequence TTGGGTAAATATGTACTAGTCATTAATCCTGGTTCAACCTCAACCAAAATAGCATTGTTTAATGATGAAACAACTGTTTTTGAAAGTAAAATCAGTCACTCAACAGAAGAAATTCAACAATTTGAGAATGTGGCTAGTCAATTTGAGTTTCGTAAAAATTTAATTGTAAAAGAGTTAAATAACCATAATTACCAAATTTCTGATTTAGATGCAGTTTGTGGACGAGGGGGATTATTAAAACCAATAAAAGGTGGAACTTATTTAGTAAATGATGAAATGATAAAAGATTTAACAGAGGCTAAACGTGGTGAACATGCTTCTAACCTTGGAGCACTAATCGCAAAAGATATCGCAGATGATGCTTTAATCCCTGCTTTTATTGTTGACCCAGTATCTGTTGATGAGATGGAAGACATTGCGCGTATATCTGGAATGCCATGCATTGAAAGACCAAGTCTATTTCATGCCTTAAATCAAAAAGCAATCGCTAGAGAAGTAGCGAAAGATAAGAATAAAAAATACGAGTCATTAAACTTAATTGTCGCTCATTTAGGCGGCGGAATTAGTGTTGGTGCACATAAAAAAGGACATATTGTTGATGTTAACAATGCTTTGGATGGCGATGGACCTATGAGTCCAGAAAGAAGTGGAACGGTTCCTTTAGGACCTCTATATAAAATGTGTTTTTCAAATAAATACACATTAAAGGAAATTAAATCAATGAATTATGGTAAGGGTGGTTTAGTTGCTTATTTAGGTACTAATAATGCAGTTGAAGTGGTTAAGCAAATCAAACAAGGTGATGAGAAAGCCAAATTAATTTATGAAGCAATGGCTTATCAAATTTCCAAAGAAATTGGAGCATGTTGTACTGTATTAAAAGGTGATATCGATTATATTGTCTTAACTGGTGGATTAGCTAATGAAAAATATTTAGTTAATAAAATATTAGAACGTATTTCATTCTTGTCTGAAGTTTTAGTATATCCTGGAGAGAATGAATTACTATCATTAGCTCAAGGTGCACTAAGAGTATTATATAAAGAAGAAGAACCAAAAACCTATTAA
- a CDS encoding helix-turn-helix transcriptional regulator: MKKDTEINELFGKKLRLLRMGKGLSQEELGLQSGLHRTYIGQIERAEKNISIRKAYRIAKTLELDIRELFDFSDIYKENINKNK, translated from the coding sequence ATGAAAAAAGATACGGAAATTAATGAACTATTTGGTAAAAAATTAAGACTACTTCGAATGGGAAAGGGATTATCACAAGAAGAATTAGGTTTACAAAGTGGACTACATAGAACCTATATCGGACAAATTGAAAGAGCAGAAAAAAATATATCTATCCGGAAAGCCTATCGAATTGCTAAAACACTTGAATTAGATATACGTGAACTATTTGATTTTAGTGATATCTATAAAGAAAACATAAATAAAAATAAATAA
- a CDS encoding methylaspartate ammonia-lyase — MKIVDVLLSEGRTGFYFDDQRAIKKGAKQDLFIYEGDVVTPGFSTIRQAGESISVMLVLENGEIAFGDCAAVQYSGAGGRDPLFLAEDFIPFIKEHIYPLLINQELTSFKQLVETVDQLVVEGKRVHTAIRYGLSQALLDAVAKAQHITMAEVVQKEYHIDSSIRKIPVFGQCGDERYTNVDKMITKKVDVMPHALINNIEKKLGYKGELLLNYVTWLRDRIMTKRADEDYNPVLHIDVYGTIGTIFDNDTKKMADYIETLANAARPFKLRIEGPMDVENRELQIEALHDLREEIDSRNIPVELVADEWCNTLEDIKLFADKKAGHMLQIKTPDLGGVNNIVEAILYCNEKNIGAYVGGTCNETNRSAEVTTNVALACCADQVLAKPGMGFDEGFMIVTNEMNRVIKIVEYHNRIKKG; from the coding sequence ATGAAAATAGTTGATGTATTACTAAGTGAAGGAAGAACTGGATTTTATTTTGACGATCAACGTGCCATAAAAAAAGGAGCAAAACAAGACTTGTTTATTTATGAAGGGGATGTTGTTACACCTGGATTTTCTACAATTCGACAAGCAGGAGAATCTATCTCTGTGATGCTTGTTTTAGAAAATGGTGAAATAGCTTTTGGTGATTGTGCTGCTGTGCAATATTCTGGCGCTGGAGGAAGAGATCCTTTATTTTTAGCTGAAGATTTTATCCCATTTATAAAAGAACACATTTATCCACTTTTAATCAATCAAGAGTTAACTTCTTTTAAACAATTAGTAGAAACGGTTGACCAATTAGTAGTAGAAGGTAAACGAGTACATACTGCCATTCGCTATGGATTATCTCAAGCACTACTAGATGCTGTTGCTAAGGCACAACATATCACTATGGCTGAAGTTGTTCAAAAAGAATACCATATAGATTCATCAATTAGAAAAATCCCTGTTTTTGGACAATGTGGGGATGAACGTTATACAAATGTTGATAAAATGATAACTAAAAAGGTTGATGTGATGCCACATGCTTTAATCAATAATATTGAAAAGAAATTAGGTTATAAAGGTGAATTATTATTAAACTATGTGACATGGTTAAGAGACCGAATTATGACAAAACGAGCAGATGAAGATTATAACCCAGTATTACATATTGATGTATACGGTACAATTGGTACTATTTTTGATAATGATACAAAAAAAATGGCTGATTATATCGAAACCTTAGCGAATGCAGCACGTCCATTCAAGTTAAGAATAGAAGGGCCAATGGATGTTGAAAATAGAGAATTACAAATCGAAGCATTACATGATTTAAGAGAAGAAATTGATTCAAGAAATATTCCCGTTGAATTAGTTGCAGATGAATGGTGCAATACCTTAGAAGATATAAAATTATTTGCAGATAAAAAAGCTGGACATATGTTACAGATTAAAACCCCTGATTTAGGCGGTGTTAATAATATTGTTGAAGCCATTTTATACTGTAATGAAAAAAATATAGGGGCTTATGTTGGTGGAACTTGTAATGAAACAAATCGCTCAGCTGAGGTAACTACTAATGTTGCACTTGCTTGTTGTGCTGATCAAGTCTTAGCAAAACCAGGAATGGGATTTGATGAAGGATTCATGATTGTTACTAATGAAATGAATCGTGTCATAAAAATTGTTGAATATCATAATCGAATTAAAAAAGGATGA
- a CDS encoding methylaspartate mutase subunit E — MELENKKLSMDEFLKTREEVLKTWSTGEQARDLDSNIEYARSIPKHKNFALKLKKAKHNQKTLTQPRAGVALVGAHIDLLKYLSEEGEADFLPSTIDSYTRLNRYENCELGIEESRRLGRSMLNGFPVVNHGVAGARRVLESLDKPLQARHGTPDARLLSEIIHASGWTSNEGGGISYNIPYSKDVPLEKTIKDWQYCDRLAAIYQENGVPINREPFGPLTGTLVPPSMSNAVAIIEALLAAEQGVVHITVGYGQCGNQIQDIAAIKALEQLTDSYLKKFGYYNRVVTTVFHQWMGGFPKDEAKAYAAISNASVTAAFARVTKVIVKTPHEAFGIPTKEANANGLKCTKMVLNLLADQKIYMSKKLKEQINVIKAETNCILEAVFEAGKGDLAKGVVEAFKRGILDIPFAPSRHTNNKILPARDSYGAVRYLDFGNVPLTDELKSYNRYMLEKRGITQKRPVDFQMTVDDIFAISEGRLVGTPEDTKK; from the coding sequence TTGGAACTAGAGAATAAAAAACTCTCAATGGATGAGTTTCTTAAAACTAGAGAAGAAGTGTTGAAAACATGGAGTACCGGGGAACAAGCACGAGATTTAGATAGTAACATCGAATATGCTCGAAGTATTCCAAAACATAAAAATTTCGCTTTAAAATTAAAAAAGGCTAAACATAATCAAAAAACTTTAACTCAACCACGTGCTGGTGTTGCCTTAGTAGGGGCACATATTGATTTATTAAAGTATCTATCAGAAGAAGGGGAAGCTGATTTTTTACCATCAACCATTGATTCATATACACGTTTAAATCGTTATGAAAATTGTGAATTAGGGATTGAGGAATCAAGACGATTAGGACGTTCGATGTTAAATGGATTTCCTGTTGTTAATCATGGGGTAGCAGGTGCACGAAGAGTATTAGAGAGTTTAGATAAACCGCTGCAAGCAAGACATGGAACGCCTGATGCTCGTTTATTGTCTGAAATTATTCATGCCTCTGGTTGGACATCAAATGAAGGTGGAGGGATATCTTATAATATCCCGTATTCAAAAGATGTCCCATTAGAAAAAACAATTAAAGATTGGCAGTATTGTGATCGTTTAGCTGCTATCTATCAAGAAAATGGAGTTCCAATAAATCGTGAACCATTTGGACCACTTACTGGGACTTTAGTACCACCATCAATGTCAAATGCTGTTGCGATAATAGAAGCATTACTTGCTGCTGAACAGGGCGTTGTACATATTACAGTAGGTTATGGACAATGTGGTAATCAAATTCAAGATATCGCTGCCATTAAAGCTTTAGAACAGTTAACTGATAGTTATTTGAAAAAATTTGGTTATTATAATCGAGTAGTTACAACCGTTTTCCATCAATGGATGGGTGGATTTCCAAAAGATGAAGCAAAAGCCTATGCTGCGATTTCTAATGCATCTGTAACCGCTGCGTTTGCTAGAGTCACTAAAGTAATTGTAAAGACACCACATGAGGCATTTGGTATCCCTACTAAAGAAGCAAATGCTAATGGATTAAAATGTACGAAAATGGTGCTAAATTTATTAGCAGATCAAAAAATTTATATGTCTAAAAAATTAAAAGAACAAATTAATGTGATAAAAGCAGAAACTAATTGTATATTAGAAGCTGTATTTGAAGCAGGGAAAGGCGATCTAGCCAAAGGTGTTGTAGAGGCATTTAAAAGAGGTATTTTAGATATTCCATTTGCCCCAAGCAGACATACTAACAATAAAATACTTCCAGCTCGTGATTCATATGGAGCTGTTCGTTATTTAGATTTTGGAAATGTACCTCTAACTGATGAATTAAAAAGTTATAACCGCTATATGTTAGAAAAACGTGGAATTACCCAAAAACGACCGGTTGATTTCCAAATGACAGTTGATGATATTTTTGCTATCAGTGAAGGAAGACTCGTGGGAACCCCCGAGGATACTAAAAAGTAG
- the citD gene encoding citrate lyase acyl carrier protein has product MELLKPSKAGTYESNDIYIMLFPGYEENTIELESIVYETFGSQIKKVILDTLKEFGVEHTLVKAIDKGALDVTIRARLITAIKRGVNNG; this is encoded by the coding sequence ATGGAACTTCTAAAACCATCTAAAGCAGGAACATATGAATCGAATGATATATATATTATGTTATTTCCTGGATACGAAGAAAATACAATAGAATTAGAAAGTATTGTTTATGAAACATTTGGTTCACAAATTAAAAAAGTGATATTAGACACCCTTAAAGAGTTTGGTGTTGAACATACATTAGTGAAGGCAATTGATAAAGGGGCATTAGATGTTACCATTCGTGCTAGGCTAATTACCGCTATTAAAAGAGGTGTGAATAATGGCTAA
- a CDS encoding DUF86 domain-containing protein — translation MTKIHNIFIEEILTTIKKIKKLLDGKTFADFKSNYHLVDDVIRYLNIIGEASKHIPEEIKVEYNEIPWATLLDLRNILNNPEHIDLVWNIATVKLIEIKPDLKNAVN, via the coding sequence ATGACGAAAATTCACAACATATTTATTGAAGAAATTCTCACCACGATAAAGAAAATAAAAAAATTATTAGATGGAAAAACATTTGCTGATTTTAAAAGTAATTATCATTTAGTAGATGATGTCATTCGGTATTTAAATATTATTGGTGAGGCGAGCAAGCATATTCCAGAGGAAATTAAAGTAGAATATAACGAAATTCCATGGGCAACTTTACTTGATTTAAGGAATATTTTAAATAATCCAGAACATATAGACCTTGTTTGGAATATTGCAACTGTGAAGTTAATAGAAATAAAACCTGATTTAAAAAATGCTGTAAATTAA
- a CDS encoding Glu/Leu/Phe/Val dehydrogenase codes for MGVFDYMEKYGHEQIIFFHDKKTGLKGITGIHDTTIGPAIGGTRLWNYENEEAALFDVTRLSRGMTYKCAAAECNCGGGKTVLLGDPNKVKSEGYLRAYGRYVQSLNGRFYTGEDMNINEHDCDYMVMESDYINGRADMSGNPSPVTAYGVYWGVKAAAYEKWGSNSLKDKVIAVQGLGAVGYNLCKHLHDEGAKLIVTDISQEKINKVVTEFGAQAVGINEIYSVDCDIFSPNSIGAILNDDTIPQLKCEVVAGGANNVLLDENIHGDMLMNRDIVYAPDFVINGAGLINVYQEFFPPYNREEALLKVEKIYDRLLRIFTYAKKNKINTQEAATKLAEERIEMLKDIHANYVPGSKSL; via the coding sequence ATGGGAGTTTTTGATTACATGGAAAAATACGGTCATGAACAAATTATCTTTTTTCATGACAAAAAAACTGGTTTAAAAGGAATTACTGGAATTCATGACACAACAATTGGTCCAGCAATTGGGGGAACAAGATTATGGAATTATGAAAATGAAGAAGCAGCATTATTTGATGTTACTAGACTTTCTCGCGGTATGACTTACAAATGTGCAGCTGCAGAATGTAATTGTGGTGGTGGAAAGACTGTTCTATTAGGTGACCCTAATAAAGTAAAATCAGAGGGATATTTACGCGCTTATGGTCGTTATGTTCAATCTCTTAACGGAAGATTTTATACTGGTGAAGACATGAACATTAATGAACATGACTGTGACTACATGGTTATGGAATCAGATTACATTAATGGACGTGCTGATATGTCTGGTAACCCTTCTCCTGTAACTGCTTATGGTGTTTACTGGGGCGTTAAAGCAGCTGCTTATGAAAAATGGGGATCTAACAGTTTAAAAGATAAAGTTATAGCTGTTCAAGGTTTAGGTGCTGTAGGTTATAATTTATGTAAACATCTACATGATGAAGGGGCAAAATTAATTGTCACTGATATTTCACAAGAAAAAATCAATAAAGTTGTCACTGAATTTGGTGCACAAGCTGTTGGAATAAATGAAATTTATTCAGTTGATTGCGATATTTTCTCACCTAACTCAATTGGTGCTATATTAAATGATGATACTATTCCACAATTAAAATGTGAAGTGGTTGCAGGTGGCGCTAATAATGTTTTACTTGATGAAAATATACATGGTGATATGTTAATGAATCGTGATATTGTTTACGCTCCTGATTTTGTAATTAATGGCGCTGGATTAATTAATGTTTATCAAGAATTTTTCCCACCATATAATCGAGAAGAAGCATTATTAAAAGTTGAAAAAATCTATGATCGTTTATTAAGAATCTTTACTTATGCTAAAAAAAATAAAATCAATACACAAGAGGCAGCAACTAAGTTAGCTGAAGAAAGAATTGAAATGCTAAAAGATATTCATGCAAATTATGTCCCAGGAAGTAAGAGCCTATAA
- a CDS encoding HpcH/HpaI aldolase/citrate lyase family protein, whose product MANIRRSMLFIPGNNSGMLISSDVFDADSIIFDLEDSVALDEKDSARILVKEVLKTIHFKSEIIVRVNPFDTPYYALDVEEIKQSNIDLILLPKATVESVIDLSKRLEGTEIGIMVLIETAMGVEQVYNILDASNRCYGLMLGGEDLCVDLNCKRTKLGQELFYARGRVVNAAHALNKFVIDTPFTDIYDESGLEKDTLFAKSLGFDGKASINPRQIVSINQVFNPTIDEINHAKRIIEAKDRALKEGKGVFSLDGKMVDLPIIKRAEKIIEMASKIGLIKGVLL is encoded by the coding sequence ATGGCTAATATCAGAAGAAGTATGTTGTTTATACCAGGAAATAATTCAGGGATGTTAATCAGCTCAGATGTATTTGATGCTGATAGTATCATCTTTGATTTAGAAGATAGTGTAGCGCTCGATGAAAAAGATTCAGCAAGAATACTTGTTAAAGAGGTTTTAAAAACGATTCATTTTAAAAGTGAAATTATTGTTAGAGTTAATCCATTTGATACACCATACTATGCATTAGATGTTGAGGAAATAAAGCAATCAAATATCGATTTGATTTTATTACCGAAGGCAACTGTTGAAAGTGTTATTGATTTAAGTAAACGATTAGAAGGTACAGAGATTGGAATTATGGTTCTAATTGAAACCGCTATGGGTGTTGAGCAAGTTTATAATATTTTAGACGCTAGCAATCGTTGCTATGGTTTAATGCTTGGTGGAGAAGATTTATGTGTTGATTTAAATTGTAAACGTACTAAATTGGGTCAAGAATTATTTTATGCAAGAGGTCGGGTTGTTAACGCTGCCCATGCTTTAAATAAATTTGTGATTGATACACCATTTACAGATATATATGATGAAAGTGGTCTAGAAAAAGATACTTTGTTCGCTAAAAGTCTTGGTTTTGATGGGAAGGCATCTATCAATCCACGCCAAATCGTATCAATTAACCAAGTTTTTAATCCAACGATTGATGAAATTAATCATGCAAAAAGGATTATAGAAGCAAAAGATCGTGCTTTAAAAGAAGGAAAAGGTGTTTTTTCACTTGATGGAAAAATGGTTGATTTACCAATCATCAAGCGAGCTGAAAAAATCATTGAAATGGCTTCGAAAATAGGATTAATAAAAGGAGTGTTATTATGA
- the citF gene encoding citrate lyase subunit alpha, whose amino-acid sequence MYKEVRKEKNEEVLKPSKNNQSKEKYRRNLQGLLDELEIKDGMTLSFHHHLRNGDYVLNMVMEEIVKRGVKDITIFASSIFPCHSPLVDYIEKGIVTQIIAAFISGPVAEAISQGKMKKVAIMHTHGGRVRLVESGDVSIDIAFIAAPTCDEIGNLTGNDGISACGSMGYAVTDAHFAKTTVVITDNLIDKLDDIEVEGKYIDYIVKVDSIGDCKGIVSGTTQITKNPIGLKIARLTTDVIHHSGYFKNGFSFQTGAGGTSLAVSYYLKQLMIKENIKGSFASGGITGYIVDMLEARLFDKLYDVQCFDLEAIRSIRENENHIPISASKYANINDDCIVNDLDFVILGATEIDLNFNVNVTTSSTGEIMGGSGGHSDTANGAKVAIIVSQLFNSRIPVIKDKVICKTTPGETIDVLVTERGIAVNPRRKDLIERFKKTNLPLKTIEELKAISDSLVGIPNQIHFTDKVVGVVEYRDGSVIDFLYQKQ is encoded by the coding sequence ATGTATAAAGAAGTTAGAAAAGAAAAAAATGAAGAAGTATTGAAACCATCAAAAAATAATCAATCGAAAGAAAAATACCGCAGAAACTTACAAGGATTATTAGATGAATTAGAGATTAAAGATGGGATGACCTTATCATTTCATCATCACTTACGTAATGGCGATTATGTTTTAAACATGGTGATGGAAGAAATTGTAAAACGTGGTGTTAAAGATATAACGATTTTTGCGAGTTCTATTTTTCCTTGTCATTCTCCATTAGTTGATTATATTGAAAAAGGAATTGTTACACAGATTATCGCTGCGTTTATTTCTGGACCTGTAGCAGAAGCGATAAGTCAAGGTAAAATGAAGAAAGTAGCGATTATGCATACCCATGGTGGACGCGTTCGTCTAGTTGAAAGTGGTGATGTATCTATTGATATCGCATTTATAGCTGCCCCAACCTGTGATGAAATCGGGAATTTGACAGGAAATGATGGGATAAGTGCTTGTGGATCGATGGGATATGCTGTAACTGATGCGCATTTTGCTAAAACAACTGTTGTAATTACTGATAATTTAATTGATAAATTAGATGATATAGAGGTAGAGGGAAAATATATTGATTATATAGTAAAAGTTGATTCAATTGGAGATTGTAAAGGGATTGTATCTGGAACAACTCAAATTACAAAAAATCCAATTGGATTAAAAATAGCTCGATTAACGACTGATGTGATTCATCATTCAGGATATTTTAAAAATGGCTTTTCTTTTCAGACAGGCGCTGGAGGGACAAGTTTAGCTGTTTCCTATTATTTAAAGCAACTAATGATAAAAGAAAATATAAAAGGTAGTTTTGCTTCTGGTGGAATCACTGGTTATATTGTTGATATGCTTGAAGCGAGATTATTTGATAAATTATATGATGTACAATGTTTTGATTTAGAAGCAATCCGTTCAATCCGTGAAAATGAAAATCATATACCTATTAGTGCTTCAAAATATGCAAATATCAATGATGATTGTATCGTAAATGATTTAGATTTTGTAATACTAGGGGCAACTGAAATCGATTTGAACTTTAACGTAAATGTAACAACTTCATCTACTGGAGAGATTATGGGTGGGTCTGGAGGTCATAGTGATACAGCAAATGGTGCTAAAGTAGCCATTATCGTATCCCAATTATTTAATTCTAGAATTCCAGTTATAAAGGATAAGGTTATCTGTAAAACCACTCCAGGAGAAACGATTGATGTATTAGTTACTGAGAGAGGAATTGCGGTTAACCCGAGACGAAAAGACTTAATTGAAAGATTCAAAAAAACTAATCTACCACTTAAAACGATTGAAGAGTTAAAAGCTATATCTGACTCACTAGTAGGTATCCCAAATCAGATTCATTTTACTGATAAAGTTGTGGGAGTTGTAGAATATCGAGATGGTAGTGTAATTGATTTTCTTTATCAAAAACAATAA